One Fontisphaera persica DNA window includes the following coding sequences:
- a CDS encoding site-2 protease family protein has translation MDTQALIDGLLMYICLVVIVTFHEFGHAWMALRMGDVSQREQGRVTLNPLAHLDTFGTVILPLFFILANAFDKSFGGFLFGWGKPVMVDLNNLTQRRRQSLWITLAGPAMNVVLTALVLLVARGAAWAEQPEAVKFCLDLAILSMFLFFFNLLPVPPLDGGNALHSIIGMKEETYLRLSQMGWIFILILINIRPLFAWLAYLAVNSVKMGAGWVGLG, from the coding sequence ATGGATACGCAGGCACTTATTGACGGTTTGCTGATGTACATCTGCCTGGTGGTGATCGTGACTTTTCACGAGTTTGGGCACGCGTGGATGGCGTTGCGCATGGGCGATGTGTCGCAACGGGAGCAAGGGCGGGTGACGCTGAATCCGCTGGCGCATCTGGACACCTTTGGCACGGTGATTCTGCCGTTGTTTTTCATCCTGGCCAATGCCTTTGACAAGTCGTTTGGGGGATTTTTGTTTGGGTGGGGCAAGCCGGTAATGGTGGACTTGAACAATCTGACTCAACGGCGGCGGCAAAGCCTGTGGATTACGCTGGCGGGGCCGGCGATGAATGTGGTCTTGACGGCGCTGGTGCTGCTGGTCGCCCGGGGGGCAGCATGGGCGGAACAGCCGGAGGCGGTGAAGTTCTGTCTGGACCTGGCGATTCTGAGCATGTTTTTGTTTTTCTTCAACCTGCTGCCGGTGCCGCCGCTGGATGGAGGCAACGCCTTGCATTCCATCATTGGGATGAAGGAGGAGACGTATTTGCGGCTGAGCCAGATGGGATGGATTTTCATCTTAATCCTCATCAACATACGGCCGTTGTTTGCCTGGCTGGCCTATTTGGCGGTGAACAGCGTCAAGATGGGCGCTGGGTGGGTGGGACTGGGGTGA
- a CDS encoding SGNH/GDSL hydrolase family protein, with protein MKKQCLRYSPWLGMAWLGWCLLLAPLTAPSATNDFARWEKEIAAFEAADRTNPPPARGILFIGSSSIRLWKTLARDYPRHHVLNRGFGGSQIADSVHFAERIVFPYAPRKIIMYAGGNDINAGKSAEQVAADFRAFVQKVHQRLPQTRIAYLSIAPNPARWAQVERVREANRLIREFTQTDSRLEFIDVFSHMLGPDGQPLPDIFVEDRLHMNEKGYALWKKLVEPYLGPPDKP; from the coding sequence ATGAAAAAACAGTGCCTGAGGTATTCTCCCTGGCTGGGGATGGCATGGCTGGGGTGGTGCCTGTTGCTGGCTCCACTCACGGCCCCGTCGGCCACCAATGATTTTGCGCGGTGGGAGAAGGAGATTGCGGCCTTTGAGGCGGCGGACCGGACCAATCCGCCGCCCGCCCGGGGCATTCTGTTCATTGGCAGCTCCAGCATCCGGCTCTGGAAAACGCTGGCGCGGGATTATCCGCGTCATCACGTGTTGAATCGGGGGTTTGGCGGTTCACAGATTGCGGACTCGGTGCATTTTGCCGAGCGCATCGTGTTTCCCTACGCGCCGCGCAAAATCATCATGTATGCCGGAGGCAACGATATAAATGCAGGCAAATCCGCCGAGCAGGTGGCGGCGGATTTCCGGGCCTTTGTGCAAAAAGTTCACCAGCGCCTGCCGCAAACGCGAATCGCCTACCTTTCCATCGCCCCCAATCCGGCGCGGTGGGCGCAGGTGGAGCGGGTGCGGGAGGCCAACCGGCTCATTCGGGAATTCACCCAGACGGATTCGCGGCTGGAGTTCATTGACGTGTTCTCGCACATGCTTGGCCCGGATGGGCAACCGTTGCCGGATATTTTTGTGGAGGACCGCCTGCACATGAACGAGAAAGGGTACGCGCTCTGGAAAAAGCTGGTGGAGCCGTATCTGGGGCCGCCGGACAAGCCCTGA
- a CDS encoding anion transporter — MDEHTRRELIAILVFAFTYLLISGRRLKVLPLNRPAAAMLGTVLMVAGGVMTPEEAYRAVDYNTLVLLLGMMLISAYLYMAGFFDWAADWILRVARTPQRLLLYLIVASAVLSALLVNDTVCLMLTPLVVRVMVRGGLPLIPYLLALAMSANLGSVATLVGNPQNMIIGIQSGIPFARFAASLTPVAVLGVAVAYVTLSFGFRKVLKSARIQAPAEPPPPLDKRLTAICLITLALVFGGFLAGFNLAWTALGGGALVMVLGRRDTHEALKQVDWHLLVFFAALFVVVEGLNSTGLPDQVYDRLRPLFGATVTSQAWNFAWFSVAGSNIFSNVPFVLVAGKWMSQFAHPELMWKVMALATTFAGNLTLLGSVANLIVVESARKHVEVGFWDYAKFGIPVTVISTVAGLALLLWWH, encoded by the coding sequence ATGGACGAACATACCCGCCGGGAATTGATTGCCATTCTCGTTTTCGCCTTCACTTACCTGCTCATCAGCGGGCGGCGCTTGAAGGTTTTGCCGCTGAATCGGCCTGCCGCGGCCATGCTGGGCACCGTCCTCATGGTGGCCGGCGGGGTCATGACACCGGAGGAGGCTTATCGCGCCGTGGATTACAACACCCTGGTGCTGTTGCTCGGCATGATGCTCATTTCAGCCTACCTCTACATGGCCGGATTCTTTGACTGGGCGGCGGACTGGATTTTGCGCGTCGCCCGCACACCGCAGCGGTTGCTGTTGTATTTGATTGTCGCTTCCGCGGTCTTGTCCGCCCTCCTGGTCAACGACACCGTCTGCCTCATGCTCACCCCGCTGGTCGTGCGCGTCATGGTCCGCGGCGGCCTGCCCTTGATTCCCTACCTGCTGGCGCTGGCCATGAGCGCCAACCTGGGCAGCGTGGCCACCCTCGTCGGCAACCCCCAAAACATGATTATCGGCATTCAGTCCGGCATTCCCTTTGCCCGCTTTGCCGCCTCCCTCACTCCCGTCGCCGTCCTCGGAGTGGCCGTGGCCTATGTGACCCTGAGCTTCGGCTTTCGCAAGGTCCTCAAATCCGCCCGCATTCAGGCGCCCGCAGAACCCCCGCCGCCCCTCGACAAACGTCTGACGGCCATCTGCCTCATCACCCTGGCGCTGGTCTTTGGCGGTTTCCTGGCTGGATTCAACCTGGCTTGGACCGCCCTCGGCGGCGGCGCCTTGGTGATGGTGCTGGGGCGGCGCGATACTCACGAAGCCCTCAAGCAGGTGGACTGGCACCTCCTGGTCTTCTTTGCTGCTCTCTTTGTGGTGGTGGAAGGCTTGAACAGCACCGGCCTGCCTGACCAGGTCTATGACCGCCTGCGCCCGCTCTTCGGCGCCACTGTCACCAGCCAGGCCTGGAACTTCGCCTGGTTCAGCGTGGCCGGCTCCAACATTTTCTCCAACGTGCCCTTTGTCCTGGTGGCCGGCAAATGGATGTCCCAATTTGCCCACCCCGAGCTGATGTGGAAGGTCATGGCCCTGGCCACCACCTTTGCCGGCAACCTCACCCTCCTCGGCTCCGTGGCCAATTTGATTGTCGTGGAATCCGCCCGCAAACACGTCGAAGTGGGCTTCTGGGATTATGCCAAATTCGGCATCCCTGTCACCGTCATCTCCACCGTCGCCGGCCTGGCCCTCCTGCTTTGGTGGCATTAA
- the ispH gene encoding 4-hydroxy-3-methylbut-2-enyl diphosphate reductase, whose product MQIIRAAALGMCFGVKDAIALARQKASRGPVTILGDLVHNETVMDELRSAGVQVVNQLEAVATPEVLITAHGAARKTIAQAQARGFSVTEATCPLVHHAHRALQQLVAQGCYPVVVGQRHHVEVRGMTGDLAEYSVILHPDDLAAVPERPRYGVVAQTTQPVERVQQLVALLRQHFPHAEVRWVDTVCRPTKQRQQAARELARQSDVVIVIGGAHSNNTRELAATCAQYCPRVHHVQGPDDLHPAWLQGARVVGITAGTSTPDEIIDAVEARLREWSQPQAPALAPASHPGELCLARA is encoded by the coding sequence ATGCAAATTATTCGAGCCGCCGCTCTCGGCATGTGTTTCGGCGTCAAAGACGCCATCGCGCTGGCCCGCCAGAAGGCCAGCCGCGGACCCGTGACCATCCTCGGGGACCTGGTCCACAACGAAACCGTCATGGACGAGCTGCGCTCCGCCGGTGTGCAGGTGGTCAATCAACTCGAAGCCGTCGCCACCCCGGAAGTCCTCATCACGGCCCACGGCGCCGCCCGCAAAACCATCGCCCAGGCCCAGGCGCGCGGATTCTCCGTCACCGAGGCCACCTGCCCCCTCGTGCACCACGCGCATCGCGCCCTCCAGCAACTGGTGGCCCAAGGCTGTTACCCCGTGGTGGTGGGCCAGCGCCATCACGTGGAAGTGCGCGGCATGACCGGAGACCTCGCGGAATACTCCGTCATCCTGCACCCGGACGACCTCGCCGCAGTACCAGAACGCCCTCGCTATGGCGTCGTCGCCCAAACCACCCAGCCCGTCGAGCGCGTCCAACAACTGGTGGCCCTCCTCCGCCAACATTTCCCCCACGCCGAAGTGCGGTGGGTGGACACCGTTTGCCGCCCCACCAAACAACGCCAGCAGGCCGCCCGCGAATTGGCCCGACAATCAGACGTCGTCATTGTCATTGGCGGCGCCCACAGCAACAACACCCGCGAGCTGGCCGCCACTTGTGCCCAATACTGCCCCCGTGTCCACCACGTCCAGGGGCCGGACGATTTGCACCCCGCCTGGCTGCAGGGCGCCCGCGTGGTCGGCATCACCGCCGGCACCTCCACGCCCGACGAAATCATTGACGCCGTGGAAGCCCGCCTGCGCGAGTGGTCCCAGCCCCAGGCCCCCGCGCTCGCACCCGCCAGCCACCCCGGCGAACTCTGTTTGGCCCGGGCTTGA
- a CDS encoding ARPP-1 family domain-containing protein, with the protein MKTENFSHEHEGPEIAQFLQHLRLGTPQQLGAMTVIPLLDGDGGALHYLTLNQAMRQGKLTIREVSEHGSVPHLLAENQADLPVLLLDGEQLSGAKQNRVLNTSLLIKERTTVQIPVSCVEAGRWNYQSKTFFNEDIIMAQKARAKKLRSVTQNLDKKKQFQSDQGEVWHDVHQFLHMKYCLHSPTSDMSHAFKQYQPDLEHYADTFTCQPQQVGVVVFFKNRVAGCDALSRPDTYATVHAKLIKSYAVEFLFDRGEANLQPEAALPAAREFLNRLASSPTKRYPASAGLGESLRLPDPNLPGAALVHEGQVIHLTALNPNADGRSDTPPEPRRRYLY; encoded by the coding sequence ATGAAAACTGAAAACTTCTCGCACGAGCACGAAGGCCCGGAAATTGCCCAATTCCTGCAACACCTGCGCTTGGGTACACCCCAACAACTGGGAGCCATGACCGTCATCCCCCTGCTGGACGGCGACGGCGGCGCCCTGCATTACCTCACCCTCAACCAGGCCATGCGCCAGGGCAAATTAACCATCCGCGAAGTCTCCGAACACGGCAGCGTCCCACACCTCCTCGCCGAAAATCAGGCGGACCTCCCCGTCCTGCTCCTGGACGGCGAGCAATTGAGCGGCGCCAAGCAGAACCGCGTCTTGAACACCTCCCTCCTCATCAAGGAGCGCACCACCGTCCAAATCCCCGTGAGCTGCGTCGAGGCCGGCCGCTGGAATTACCAATCCAAGACCTTTTTCAACGAAGACATCATCATGGCCCAAAAGGCTCGCGCCAAAAAACTCCGCTCTGTGACCCAGAACCTGGATAAAAAGAAACAATTCCAGTCCGACCAGGGCGAAGTCTGGCACGACGTCCATCAATTCTTGCATATGAAATACTGCCTGCATTCACCCACCTCGGACATGAGCCATGCCTTCAAACAATACCAGCCCGATTTGGAGCATTACGCCGACACCTTCACCTGCCAGCCCCAGCAGGTCGGCGTCGTCGTCTTCTTCAAAAATCGCGTCGCCGGTTGCGATGCCCTCTCGCGCCCGGACACCTATGCCACCGTCCACGCCAAGCTCATCAAAAGTTACGCCGTCGAATTCCTCTTCGATCGCGGCGAGGCCAACCTCCAGCCCGAAGCCGCCCTCCCGGCCGCGCGCGAATTCCTCAACCGCCTCGCCAGCAGCCCCACTAAACGCTATCCAGCCTCCGCCGGCCTGGGCGAATCATTGCGCCTTCCCGACCCCAACCTCCCCGGCGCCGCCCTCGTGCACGAAGGCCAGGTCATTCACCTCACCGCCCTCAATCCCAACGCCGACGGCAGGTCCGACACCCCGCCAGAACCACGCCGCCGCTATTTGTACTAA
- the ppk1 gene encoding polyphosphate kinase 1 encodes MADKSQSDVPLYLNRELSWVEFNQRVLNEAMDPSVPLLERVKFLAITSSNLDEFFEVRVAGLKQQLESGVWQREPDGYTPPELFKALSQRIHRFVDDQYRCWNEMLRPALAERGIRLLEVKDLTKSDLAFLERFYRRHARPVLTPMGIDPTHPFPLVLNKSLNLIVRLAVKGPDKRRQVRLAIVQVPQNLPRLLQLPREDGRRDFILQSNVIGLFLGDLFAGSEILGHWLFRVTRNSELYIDEEDVSNLLEAVAEELHRRRRGDAVRLAVQHNCPPDIRRELLHHLNLTEDDLYLINGPMNPVRLMALLEGDHSPELRDPPFTPRVAPPLRGKNDLYEVIRRQDVLVHHPYESFQSVVDFLQQAAEDPQVLAIKQTLYRTGGDPRIVGALAQAVRNGKQVTAVVELKARFDEANNIEWARRLEESGVHVVYGLVGYKIHAKVTLVVRNETEGIRRYLHLSTGNYNPTTARIYTDIGFFTCREDFAEDATNFFNLLTGVCQYIPMKKLVLAPFDLHSRVVELIQRETHNARRGLPARIIAKMNALVDKEVIDALYAASQAGVEVDLIVRGICCLRPGVPGVSERIRVRSIVDRFLEHSRIFYFENACQPEVYLSSADWMPRNFYKRIEIMWPVEDGNLRERIIQEILALPLRDNVKASILLADGLYARAPRRPHDALHRSQMELIQLAAEADKQASAPSRVKTKYPKMQVRLRPDQP; translated from the coding sequence ATGGCCGATAAAAGCCAATCCGATGTGCCGTTGTATCTCAACCGTGAGTTGAGCTGGGTCGAATTCAACCAGCGCGTGTTGAACGAGGCAATGGACCCGTCCGTGCCTTTATTGGAGCGCGTGAAGTTTCTGGCCATCACCAGCTCCAACTTGGACGAGTTCTTTGAAGTGCGGGTGGCCGGATTAAAGCAGCAGTTGGAAAGCGGCGTGTGGCAGCGGGAGCCCGATGGTTACACGCCGCCCGAGCTGTTCAAGGCCCTGTCCCAGCGCATTCACCGGTTTGTGGACGACCAGTACCGTTGCTGGAATGAAATGCTGCGACCGGCCCTGGCGGAGCGGGGCATCCGGTTGTTGGAGGTCAAAGACCTGACCAAATCAGACCTGGCCTTCCTGGAGCGCTTCTACCGCCGCCATGCCCGCCCGGTCTTGACCCCCATGGGCATAGACCCCACCCACCCTTTTCCGCTGGTGCTCAACAAGTCGCTCAACCTGATCGTCCGCCTCGCCGTCAAAGGGCCGGACAAACGCCGCCAGGTCCGGCTGGCCATCGTGCAAGTACCCCAAAACCTGCCCCGCCTCCTCCAATTGCCACGCGAGGACGGCCGCCGCGATTTCATCCTCCAAAGCAATGTCATCGGGCTTTTTCTGGGAGACCTTTTCGCCGGCAGTGAAATCCTTGGACACTGGTTGTTCCGGGTCACCCGCAACAGCGAACTTTACATTGATGAGGAGGACGTTTCCAACCTGCTTGAGGCGGTGGCCGAAGAATTGCACCGGCGCCGCCGCGGCGATGCCGTCCGCCTGGCCGTGCAACATAACTGCCCCCCGGACATCCGGCGCGAACTTCTGCACCACCTCAATCTCACCGAGGACGACCTGTACCTCATCAACGGCCCGATGAATCCGGTCCGCTTGATGGCCTTGCTGGAAGGCGACCACTCCCCGGAACTGCGTGACCCTCCGTTCACCCCGCGGGTTGCGCCGCCGCTGCGCGGCAAAAATGACCTGTATGAGGTGATTCGCCGGCAGGATGTGCTGGTGCACCATCCCTATGAGTCCTTTCAGAGTGTGGTGGACTTTCTGCAGCAGGCCGCCGAAGACCCCCAGGTGCTGGCCATCAAGCAGACCCTCTACCGCACCGGCGGTGACCCCCGCATTGTCGGCGCTCTCGCCCAGGCGGTGCGCAACGGCAAGCAGGTGACGGCCGTGGTGGAATTAAAGGCGCGCTTTGACGAAGCCAACAACATCGAGTGGGCCCGCCGTCTCGAAGAATCCGGCGTCCATGTCGTTTATGGCCTGGTCGGCTATAAAATCCACGCCAAGGTGACCCTCGTGGTCCGCAATGAAACCGAGGGCATCCGCCGTTACCTCCACCTCTCCACCGGCAATTACAACCCCACCACGGCCCGGATTTACACGGACATCGGCTTCTTCACCTGCCGCGAAGATTTTGCCGAGGACGCCACCAACTTCTTCAACCTGCTGACCGGGGTCTGCCAGTACATCCCCATGAAAAAACTGGTGCTGGCTCCTTTCGACCTGCACAGCCGCGTGGTCGAACTCATCCAACGCGAGACGCACAATGCCCGCCGCGGCCTGCCCGCGCGCATCATCGCCAAAATGAACGCCCTCGTGGACAAGGAGGTGATTGATGCCCTCTACGCCGCCTCCCAGGCGGGAGTGGAGGTGGATTTAATCGTGCGCGGCATTTGCTGCCTGCGGCCCGGCGTCCCCGGCGTGAGCGAGCGCATCCGCGTGCGCAGCATTGTGGACCGTTTCCTCGAACACAGCCGCATATTTTACTTTGAGAATGCCTGCCAGCCCGAGGTCTATTTGAGCAGCGCCGATTGGATGCCCCGCAATTTTTACAAGCGCATTGAAATCATGTGGCCGGTGGAAGACGGCAATTTGCGCGAGCGCATCATCCAGGAAATCCTGGCCCTTCCCCTCCGCGACAATGTTAAAGCCAGCATCCTGCTGGCCGACGGCCTCTATGCCCGTGCCCCCCGCAGGCCGCATGACGCCCTGCATCGCAGCCAGATGGAGTTAATTCAACTCGCGGCCGAAGCCGATAAACAAGCTTCGGCGCCCTCGCGGGTGAAGACCAAATATCCCAAAATGCAGGTGCGACTGCGCCCCGACCAACCATGA
- a CDS encoding radical SAM protein yields MSRPFPEVPSYVALARSGELQERAQRARAALAACRLCPRGCGVNRLADERGRCGVGRQAVVSSAFPHLGEEDCLRGWRGSGTIFFSGCNLRCVFCQNDDISHDARAGAAVTAEELAGLMLELQAAGCHNINWVTPSHVAPQLLEGLARAAERGLRLPIVYNSSGYDDVETLRWFEGVVDIYLPDFKFWEPAVAERLAQAPDYPEVARAALKEMHRQVGDLVVDEQGLARRGLLVRHLVMPQQLAGTRALAEWLRREISPHTCLNLMAQYHPAGRVATAQGAQLYPELTRPITAAEYRQAQDDARAAGLRGWEVRGRRRAVV; encoded by the coding sequence ATGAGCCGTCCCTTTCCAGAGGTCCCGTCTTACGTGGCCCTGGCGCGAAGCGGGGAGCTGCAAGAGCGCGCACAGAGGGCGCGCGCGGCGCTGGCGGCGTGCCGGTTGTGTCCGCGGGGGTGCGGGGTGAACCGGCTGGCCGATGAACGGGGGCGTTGCGGGGTGGGCCGGCAGGCGGTGGTATCCTCGGCATTTCCGCATCTGGGGGAGGAGGATTGCCTGCGGGGCTGGCGGGGGTCGGGCACGATTTTTTTCAGCGGTTGCAACCTGCGCTGTGTTTTTTGCCAGAATGATGACATCAGCCATGATGCCCGGGCGGGGGCGGCGGTGACGGCCGAGGAGCTGGCGGGGTTGATGCTCGAGCTGCAGGCGGCGGGATGCCACAACATCAACTGGGTGACGCCGTCGCATGTGGCGCCGCAGTTGTTGGAGGGACTGGCGCGGGCGGCGGAGCGGGGGTTGAGGTTGCCGATAGTTTATAATTCCAGTGGTTATGATGATGTGGAAACGCTGCGGTGGTTTGAGGGCGTGGTGGATATTTACCTGCCCGACTTCAAGTTTTGGGAGCCGGCCGTGGCGGAGCGCCTGGCGCAGGCGCCGGATTATCCGGAGGTGGCCCGCGCGGCGTTGAAGGAAATGCACCGGCAGGTGGGGGATTTGGTGGTGGATGAGCAGGGCCTGGCGCGGCGGGGGTTGCTGGTGCGGCATTTGGTGATGCCGCAGCAGCTTGCCGGGACGCGGGCGTTGGCGGAATGGCTCCGCCGGGAAATCAGCCCGCACACCTGCTTGAATCTCATGGCTCAATACCATCCGGCGGGCCGGGTGGCGACGGCCCAGGGGGCGCAACTGTATCCCGAGCTCACGCGGCCCATCACCGCCGCGGAATACCGGCAAGCGCAGGACGATGCCCGCGCGGCCGGGCTGCGCGGGTGGGAGGTGCGCGGTCGCCGCCGGGCGGTGGTATGA
- a CDS encoding ATP-dependent helicase: MSEASDNACFRPLESLRHRYAEELNPQQLAAVTAAPGPALVLAGAGSGKTRTLTYRVAYLLEQGVPAHRILLLTFTNKAAGEMMRRAAALAGAQQAGLWGGTFHSVGARILRRHAEQVGYRPDFTILDRDDAVRLLKTCLGEAKVEARGKHFPKPEALADLLSLAANTRTTLVEQMKRRPEWGQAPHVLATAERVAQIYAKRKQAANVMDFDDLLVQWLEMLKGHEALREHYQRRFQFILVDEYQDTNRLQCELVDLLAARHRNLMVVGDDAQSIYAWRGAEYRNILEFPQRYPDARIYKIEYNYRSSPQILALANAIMAGQPENFRKQLRAVQPDGPKPAVVACLDSQQQAAYVAHQIRELLAEGMPLNEIAVLYRSHFHSLELQLELTRAQLPFVITSGLRIFEQAHIKDVLAFLRLIFNPRDETSFKRLALMLPGIGEKAAEKLWLAFHGHWTQQAGESAAPAQVAASLAACSKLVPSRGATAWVDFLEVVRTLTAPEALNEGPAHLIRTIMKTGYENYLAENYPKAANRREDLEQLADYAEKFGTLEEFLTQMALLTNLEVEATPAGAGPEEKPRLVLSSIHQAKGLEWQAVFVIMLSEGMFPSRRSLESPGGLDEEYRLFYVAVTRARRYLYLCYPEMHLARYGAEYQPPSSFLEALPPPLVERQTLD; encoded by the coding sequence ATGAGCGAAGCGTCCGATAACGCATGTTTCCGCCCGCTGGAATCGCTGCGCCACCGTTACGCGGAGGAGTTGAATCCGCAGCAACTGGCGGCGGTGACGGCGGCGCCCGGCCCGGCGCTGGTGCTGGCGGGAGCGGGCAGCGGCAAGACGCGCACGCTCACGTATCGGGTGGCTTATCTTCTGGAGCAGGGCGTGCCGGCGCATCGCATTCTGCTGCTGACCTTCACCAACAAGGCGGCGGGGGAGATGATGCGGCGGGCCGCTGCGCTGGCGGGGGCGCAGCAAGCGGGTTTGTGGGGCGGCACGTTTCATTCGGTGGGAGCGCGGATTTTGCGGCGGCATGCGGAGCAGGTGGGCTACCGTCCGGATTTCACGATTTTGGACCGGGATGACGCGGTGCGATTGCTGAAGACCTGCCTGGGGGAGGCCAAGGTGGAGGCGCGCGGCAAACATTTTCCGAAGCCGGAGGCGCTGGCGGATTTGCTGTCGCTGGCGGCGAATACGCGGACGACGCTGGTCGAGCAGATGAAACGGCGGCCGGAATGGGGCCAGGCGCCGCATGTGCTGGCGACAGCGGAGCGCGTTGCTCAGATTTACGCCAAGCGGAAGCAGGCGGCCAATGTGATGGATTTTGATGATTTGCTGGTGCAGTGGCTGGAAATGTTGAAGGGGCATGAGGCGTTGCGGGAGCATTACCAGCGGCGTTTTCAGTTCATATTGGTGGACGAGTATCAGGACACCAACCGGCTGCAATGCGAATTGGTGGACCTGCTGGCGGCGCGGCATCGCAACCTGATGGTGGTGGGAGACGACGCGCAGAGCATTTATGCCTGGCGGGGGGCGGAATACCGGAACATCCTGGAGTTTCCCCAGCGTTACCCGGATGCCCGCATCTACAAGATTGAGTATAATTACCGGAGCAGCCCGCAGATTCTGGCGCTGGCCAATGCCATCATGGCGGGGCAGCCGGAGAATTTTCGCAAGCAATTGCGGGCAGTGCAGCCCGACGGCCCCAAACCGGCGGTGGTGGCCTGCCTGGACAGCCAGCAGCAGGCGGCGTATGTGGCCCATCAAATCCGGGAGCTGCTGGCCGAGGGGATGCCCTTGAATGAGATAGCGGTGTTGTACCGGTCGCATTTTCATTCACTGGAATTGCAGCTTGAGCTGACGCGCGCGCAACTGCCGTTTGTCATCACGAGCGGTTTGCGCATTTTTGAACAGGCGCACATCAAGGATGTGCTGGCCTTTCTGCGCCTGATTTTCAATCCCCGCGATGAAACCAGTTTCAAGCGGCTGGCGCTCATGCTGCCCGGCATTGGCGAGAAGGCGGCGGAAAAACTCTGGCTGGCCTTTCACGGGCATTGGACGCAACAGGCGGGGGAATCGGCCGCGCCGGCACAGGTGGCCGCATCGCTGGCGGCGTGTTCCAAGCTGGTTCCGTCCCGGGGCGCCACGGCCTGGGTGGATTTCCTGGAGGTGGTGCGCACGCTGACGGCGCCCGAGGCCCTGAACGAAGGCCCCGCACACCTAATCCGGACCATCATGAAGACGGGCTACGAGAATTACCTGGCCGAGAACTACCCCAAGGCGGCCAACCGGCGCGAGGATTTGGAGCAACTGGCGGATTACGCGGAGAAGTTTGGGACGTTGGAGGAGTTTTTGACGCAGATGGCGCTGTTGACGAATCTGGAGGTGGAGGCGACGCCCGCCGGCGCGGGGCCGGAGGAGAAGCCGCGGCTGGTGCTGTCGTCCATTCACCAGGCCAAGGGATTGGAATGGCAGGCGGTGTTTGTCATCATGTTAAGCGAAGGGATGTTTCCCAGCAGGCGGTCGCTGGAATCGCCGGGGGGATTGGATGAGGAATATCGGTTGTTCTACGTGGCGGTGACGCGCGCCCGGCGGTATCTGTACCTGTGTTATCCGGAGATGCACCTGGCGCGGTATGGAGCGGAGTATCAGCCCCCCTCTTCTTTTCTCGAGGCTTTGCCGCCGCCGTTGGTGGAGCGGCAGACATTGGATTAG
- a CDS encoding glycoside hydrolase family 43 protein, producing MGAACWSTAQTAARTYRNPIINRMGPADPHVIRYQGKYYLYPTTDSRGYEVYISTNLVDWELHPKKVFEDARGGVWAPDVWHNAKGDGKFYLYYTVGRGTKYIGVAVADGPLGPFVDKGLLATNAIDAHLFQDDDGRLYLYYVNLAGGFKILVTRMKDPLTREGEAVEVIRPTDAWEKASGQVTEGPFVLKRNGVYYLMYSGSGADSPFYAVGYATAQSPLGPFTKYPGNPIAQRGGNVLGPGHHCVIAAPNGKLWMVYHQKASTNIGWDRFLAIDPLWFDSQGVLHVKTTRGTDEPAP from the coding sequence TTGGGTGCTGCTTGTTGGAGCACGGCCCAAACCGCGGCCCGCACCTATCGCAACCCCATCATCAACCGCATGGGGCCGGCGGACCCCCATGTCATCCGGTATCAAGGCAAGTACTACCTTTACCCCACCACCGACAGCCGCGGCTATGAAGTCTATATTTCCACCAACCTGGTGGATTGGGAACTGCACCCCAAAAAAGTGTTTGAGGACGCCCGCGGCGGGGTATGGGCCCCGGACGTCTGGCACAACGCCAAAGGAGACGGCAAATTCTACCTCTACTACACCGTCGGGCGTGGCACCAAATACATCGGCGTGGCCGTGGCCGATGGGCCGCTGGGGCCGTTTGTGGATAAAGGCCTGCTGGCCACCAATGCCATTGACGCCCACCTTTTCCAGGACGATGACGGCCGTCTTTACCTCTACTACGTCAACCTCGCGGGCGGCTTCAAGATTCTGGTCACCCGCATGAAAGACCCTTTAACGCGCGAGGGCGAGGCGGTGGAAGTCATCCGGCCCACCGACGCCTGGGAGAAAGCCAGCGGGCAGGTGACCGAAGGACCCTTTGTTTTGAAGCGCAACGGCGTTTATTACTTGATGTATTCCGGCAGCGGAGCGGATTCACCCTTTTATGCGGTGGGCTATGCCACGGCCCAATCGCCCCTGGGCCCCTTCACCAAATATCCGGGCAACCCCATTGCCCAACGTGGCGGCAACGTCCTGGGGCCGGGCCATCATTGCGTCATTGCGGCGCCGAACGGCAAGCTGTGGATGGTCTATCACCAGAAGGCCAGCACCAACATCGGCTGGGACCGCTTCCTCGCCATTGACCCCCTGTGGTTTGACTCCCAAGGCGTCCTCCATGTCAAAACCACTCGCGGCACAGATGAACCCGCGCCTTGA